Proteins from a genomic interval of bacterium BMS3Abin14:
- the mtaB gene encoding threonylcarbamoyladenosine tRNA methylthiotransferase MtaB: MKHDVSDQSVRPRTYAAITLGCKTNQYDTAAIVSGMEAHGMTRSEPGTADVLIVNTCMVTGPTEAQCRQAIRRARRANPDARVIVTGCMSRGSFSRLSGMPEVDQVVDPAEKGKIPGMLGFLQTAPWVDWPEDPGVGVDNRDRGFLKIQDGCDHACSYCIVPSVRGKSRSLPAGKVATAVRSLMEGGRSEVVLTAIHLGLYGKDQYPTATLDDLLCRLVDEGLPGRIRLSSMEPLEITGRLLDIIASSEGGICRHLHIPLQSGSDEVLRAMGRPYLRSDFTRIVHRARELVPGIGIGCDVICGFPGETEDDFHGTEVLIRDLAIPFLHAFPYSPRPGTRSAGMSDDVPHRVKKARVRALREAATDNLRNFLDSMIGAELTVVPESAWNGADTVALADNYSRVVLKAADELCPGSLVTATIVGRDGLFLKGMR; this comes from the coding sequence ATGAAGCACGATGTCTCCGACCAGTCGGTGCGCCCCCGAACCTACGCGGCCATTACCCTCGGCTGCAAAACCAACCAGTACGATACAGCTGCCATTGTATCCGGGATGGAGGCGCATGGAATGACCCGGTCCGAACCGGGAACCGCCGATGTCCTTATTGTCAATACCTGCATGGTTACGGGTCCCACCGAAGCCCAGTGCCGCCAGGCCATACGCAGGGCCAGGAGAGCCAACCCGGACGCCAGGGTGATCGTGACGGGATGCATGTCCAGGGGATCTTTCAGCCGGCTCTCGGGGATGCCGGAGGTGGATCAGGTTGTTGATCCCGCCGAAAAGGGCAAAATACCCGGCATGCTCGGTTTCTTGCAAACGGCGCCGTGGGTTGACTGGCCCGAGGACCCCGGGGTAGGTGTCGATAACCGTGACCGGGGATTCCTGAAAATCCAGGACGGCTGTGATCATGCCTGTTCATATTGTATTGTTCCTTCCGTTCGGGGGAAGAGCCGCAGCCTGCCCGCAGGGAAGGTCGCCACGGCGGTACGCAGCCTCATGGAAGGGGGCCGCTCCGAGGTCGTCCTCACCGCCATTCATCTCGGGCTTTACGGGAAGGACCAATACCCCACAGCCACCCTCGATGATCTCCTCTGCCGTCTTGTCGATGAGGGTCTTCCAGGCAGAATTCGGCTCAGTTCCATGGAGCCCCTTGAAATTACCGGCCGACTTCTGGATATCATCGCCTCCTCAGAAGGCGGGATCTGCAGACACCTGCACATCCCGCTTCAGAGCGGGAGCGACGAGGTCCTGCGGGCCATGGGCCGGCCATATCTTCGAAGTGATTTTACCCGGATCGTCCATCGTGCCAGGGAACTGGTGCCCGGAATCGGGATAGGGTGCGACGTCATCTGCGGATTTCCCGGGGAGACGGAGGATGATTTCCACGGGACCGAGGTCCTTATCAGAGACCTTGCCATACCATTTTTGCATGCCTTTCCCTATTCGCCGCGACCGGGAACCCGATCGGCCGGCATGAGCGACGACGTGCCGCACCGGGTGAAGAAGGCCAGGGTCAGGGCGCTTCGAGAGGCGGCCACTGACAACCTCCGGAATTTTCTGGACAGCATGATTGGAGCGGAACTTACCGTTGTGCCGGAAAGTGCGTGGAATGGAGCAGACACCGTCGCCCTTGCCGACAATTACTCAAGGGTTGTCCTGAAGGCTGCCGATGAGCTGTGCCCGGGAAGCCTTGTGACAGCCACTATCGTAGGACGGGACGGGCTGTTTTTAAAGGGGATGCGATGA
- the rpoE_1 gene encoding ECF RNA polymerase sigma-E factor, whose product MDERKLVNMARSGDDGAFEELVRRNQKALYSFAYRLSGNGDDAAEVVQNAFIKAYRSIGRFRGDSSFKTWLYRITVNTFRNHVRDEAKRKHLPIDGRVLPSGDDVFAAVSRRQEMWMVQKAMESLPPRQREALVLRINEGCRFSEVADIMKCSIGAAKANYHQAVKKLKAVIGGE is encoded by the coding sequence ATGGATGAACGCAAGCTCGTCAATATGGCCCGGAGCGGCGATGATGGGGCCTTCGAGGAACTGGTACGCCGTAATCAGAAGGCCCTTTATTCCTTTGCCTACAGACTTTCCGGCAATGGGGACGATGCTGCCGAGGTGGTGCAGAATGCCTTCATCAAGGCCTACCGTTCCATCGGGAGGTTTCGCGGTGATTCCTCATTTAAAACCTGGCTCTACCGGATCACCGTCAATACCTTCAGAAACCACGTCCGGGATGAGGCAAAAAGAAAGCACCTTCCCATCGATGGAAGGGTCTTGCCGTCCGGTGATGACGTCTTCGCGGCGGTTTCCAGGAGACAGGAAATGTGGATGGTTCAAAAGGCCATGGAAAGCCTTCCACCGAGACAGCGCGAGGCTCTCGTCCTGAGAATTAATGAGGGATGCCGCTTCTCAGAGGTGGCGGACATAATGAAATGTTCCATCGGGGCCGCAAAGGCAAACTACCACCAGGCGGTGAAGAAGTTAAAGGCCGTAATTGGAGGCGAGTGA
- the mnmA gene encoding tRNA-specific 2-thiouridylase MnmA, with translation MKSSKETVMVAMSGGVDSSTAAAILLEEGYRVVGITMLLWAQDVPGLETGCCGTEDLADARAVCASLGIRHYSLDLRREFMAEVVEPFVRTYLGGRTPNPCILCNEHLKFRYLLKKAMGIGADMLATGHYARIEHGSVAYRLRRGVDPSKDQSYFLYPVDQKILSRLLFPLGGLSKDAVRVHARDLGLRVHEKPDSQEICFIPPGGLKEFIGKSTDGSMRPGPVVDTSGKRIGTHDGAGFYTVGQRKGLGIAAGEPLYVVRVEVESNTVVLGGRDEAASSCLRARSARWISGVPPSGRFRGQVQIRHRHIPAGAWVHALPDRSFSVEFDEPQHGVAPGQAAVVYDGEYVLGGGWII, from the coding sequence ATGAAATCCAGCAAAGAGACCGTTATGGTAGCCATGAGCGGTGGCGTGGATTCCTCCACTGCGGCCGCTATCCTCCTTGAGGAAGGATACAGGGTCGTAGGGATCACCATGCTGCTCTGGGCTCAGGATGTGCCCGGCCTGGAAACCGGCTGCTGCGGAACGGAAGATCTGGCCGATGCCCGGGCGGTATGCGCCTCGCTGGGCATTCGGCATTACAGCCTGGACCTGCGCAGGGAGTTCATGGCGGAAGTTGTGGAGCCGTTTGTTCGGACCTATCTGGGGGGACGAACGCCGAACCCGTGTATATTGTGCAACGAACATCTGAAATTCCGCTATCTTTTGAAAAAAGCAATGGGAATAGGCGCCGACATGCTTGCCACGGGCCATTATGCCCGGATCGAACATGGGAGCGTCGCATACCGACTCCGGAGGGGTGTGGATCCCTCCAAGGACCAATCCTATTTCCTGTATCCCGTGGACCAGAAAATACTCTCGCGCCTCCTGTTCCCTCTGGGAGGCCTGAGCAAGGATGCGGTTCGGGTTCACGCCAGGGATTTGGGCCTGCGGGTTCACGAGAAGCCGGACAGTCAGGAGATCTGCTTCATCCCTCCCGGCGGGCTGAAGGAATTCATCGGCAAATCAACGGATGGCAGCATGCGGCCGGGGCCGGTTGTGGACACATCCGGGAAGAGGATCGGCACTCATGACGGGGCCGGGTTCTACACCGTGGGGCAGAGGAAAGGGCTGGGAATCGCCGCCGGGGAGCCGTTGTATGTCGTCCGCGTCGAGGTGGAGTCCAACACCGTTGTTCTGGGGGGCAGGGATGAGGCCGCCTCGTCGTGCTTGCGGGCGAGAAGTGCCCGTTGGATCTCCGGCGTCCCGCCCTCAGGCCGATTCCGGGGGCAGGTGCAGATCCGGCACCGCCACATACCGGCAGGGGCATGGGTCCACGCCCTACCCGACAGGTCCTTTTCCGTCGAATTTGATGAGCCTCAGCACGGTGTGGCCCCGGGCCAGGCGGCGGTGGTCTACGACGGAGAATATGTGCTTGGGGGAGGCTGGATTATTTAA